DNA from Leptospira koniambonensis:
CTGACTTCTTTCACTAAGGCAGAATCAACTATTGGTTCGTATTTTTCGTTTGGTTCAGGAAGAAATACAAGAGTGAGAGGGATCTTTTTTTTCTTAGTAAATTCGAAGAGAGAATTTAATGCCTTTTTATGAGGATGGTCCGGACCTAAAACGGAACCACTAGATGGGATCACTAGATTTTCAGCAGATTCCGGTTTATACTTCTCATACAAAATTTTTAAACCGTTAAATATTGCACTATATTTAGAAAGAATATAGGAAATCCGAACAATCGTCCTTTTTTTGAAAGAGGTTCTTAGCTCTTCTTCTCTATAAGAGTCCGTAAAATCCGAAATATGATAGATCCAATAGGCCGTCTTTGGAGGAGGGGAATTTTCTAAAACTTCTTCCAGTCTTTTCTCGATTCCAAAACTTCCTAATGCATCAATTCCTAAATTACGGATTAATAAATTAGAATTTTGCTTTGTTATAGAGGCTCTAAGTATCCAAGGTAGAGTTTGACTATTTGGAACTAAATAGCCCATAGCGACCGAATCTCCTAAGATCCAAATTTCCTTTTCATTCGGAGTTTCGGCCTTAATTTCGTATTCTCCGGTGGATCTTTCTCCCCTTGAGTCAGTAGACATGTAGTAAAGTATGTCCTTGTCTGGATGGTATAGGTTGGCGGCCTTATTCTGGCACAATCTCATCCAAGGGATTGAAGAATCGTCTCCTGCGAAATCTAAAACATTTTTTAGACAATGCAATTTTTTATCCGCGAGCCTGAAGTTTATGGAATCGAAATACGGTAATCTAAGAATAAATTCTAAAATGATAAAGAGTTGGATCAAATATGCAATAATCTTGAAACATATTTTTTTAATATTCGAATCATTGCTCATTTCCCAGAATTGTTCTCGTACAATTTTTTATTGCAAAGTTCAAACAATCTTTTGGAAGCAGGATTGGATTCAGGGATACGATTCTCTTGGAAACGTTTTCTTTCTGAAACATTCTTTTTGGAATCTAAGATGCAGGAGCTTAAAAACTTGGCGAGACTCTCTCTGTCTTTATCCCAACTTTCAGAAAATCCTCTCAAAACGGTTTCGGTTTCATCTTTGGAACCAGCTAATAAATAAATTTCTAAAAGATAAAGAAGTATCTCCGGGTTTTTAGGATCTTTTTTGAGAGCTTTTTCTAGATAAAGGGCGGCGGATCCGGGTGCTTCTCCGCTTTCTGCTAGAAGAATTCCTAAATTTTTATTCGCTGTAAAATTTTCAGGATTTTCTCTAAGTGCTAAATCGTAATAATATAAAGCCTCTGCAGTGTTGCCTTGTGTTTCTTTTTCTCTAGCTCTGCTTGCTAACTCACCCGAGGAATCGCAATTCAAAGCGAATTGGGACATAAGCAAAATTATGGCGTATCGGATCTTCTGTCTCATTTCCATAGTTTTTTTTCCCTTAGGGGATAAGAAAAGGGCGGTTTTTTGTTATGTCAGCCCGTCGAATTTGTACAATTTACGGGCCTCCTCGTGTCGCAATCTTAAAAAAGTTTCAATCTCGAGGGAGAATTTGTCCGAAGGATTTAGTACTGTAATAATCGGAAGCGGGACTAAGAAAGTGACATCTTCTCATAAGAATCTACTCCAAAATTTTCAAGAATACCTCTCGGTTGAGAAGGGTCTGAGCGACAATTCCATTTACTCGTATGGGTACGACCTTAACAAGTTTAAGAACTTCCTCGAAAAAGAACATCTCGACTTCTTAGAAGTCCAAGCGAACGACATAGTTCGTTTCTTGAACGAAGAAAGGAATCGAAAAATTTCTGCAAAGACGATCGCTCGTGAAGTGGTTGCCATTCGCCAATTTTATAAATTTCTAAAAGACGAAAAGAAGCTGGATTCAAATCCAACGGAGAAGATTGAAACTCCTGAAGTGATGAGGTCCATCCCCGATTATCTAACTCAAGAAGAAATCGAGGAATTGTTCAATGTGATCAAAGAGGATAATCTCTACGAACTCAGAGACAAATGTATTTTTGAACTTTTATATTCTTCCGGACTTAGGATCTCTGAAGCATGTAATCTAAGACTGACTGATATGGATATGTCTGGAATGACCCTAACTGTAGAAGGAAAGGGTGGACGCCAAAGACTAGTTCCATTCGGTGAGAAGTCTTTGGACATTCTGAATCGTTACTTAAAACAAAGCAGACCTTATATTCTGAAAAACAGAAATTGTGATTATCTTTTTGTTTCTAAAAAAGGATCATTCATCAATAGAAAATCTGTTTGGAGACTTTTGAACCATTATATCAAAAGAACAAACATTAAGAAAAAAGTGACTCCACATACTCTGAGACACTCTTTCGCGACCCACTTGTTGGAAAACCACGCAGACCTAAAATCGGTCCAGGAACTTTTGGGGCATATCGATATTTCGACTACTCAAATCTACACTCATATGGCGAATAAAACTCTGAAGGAAGTTCATAAGAAATTCCATCCTAGAGGATAATTTCACCGGACCTAATTTTGGCCGAGATTAAAAAAACCGATTATTCGAATCAATTTCGGATACAAGTTCCTTCCCATCCGCGTTACGTAACTGTAGCGCGGAACTTCGTTTATAACCTAGCAAGAGAATCTGGATTTTCCCTTTATGATGCTGCCGATCTGAAATTGGCGGTGGGGGAATGTCTTCTGAACGTGATCAAACACGCTTATCTCGGAAAAACGAATTATCCAATTTTTATAGAAGTTACTCTACTTGAAAATCGTATGGAAGTCCGTATCAGAGATTTCGGAGTTCAAAAAAATATTTCCGAGATCAGAGGATACGATCCAGGAGATTATCGGGAAGAAGGGATCGGACTTTACTTGGTCCGAAAACTAACGGACCATTTTTATATAGACCAGTCCGGAAAAGGGAATCGTCTGATTCTCACAAAAATGAAATAATTAAAAAGAACGGCTTGCAGAATAAGGGAATTGTCCGTCTATTCTCTATAATCGAATTAATGTTTTTGATAAACCAAATGAAATTTATCTCCATACTAGTATTTTCCATACTTATCCTTTCTTGTAGAAAAGGACCTTCCTTATCCAAAGATGAAGTGAAGGATCTCAGCCAAAACTATATTAAAGAGTTATGTAAAAAGAATTTAGAATGTTCTGCTCAGTATTTGGAATCACTTCCTTCTGGCGAGCAGAGTGCAGCTAAGTCTGGATTTTCATCACTCGACCAATGTATGGCAGAACAGAGTAACCAGTCCATTCTTCCTGATGACTACGAAAAAGTAACAGATCAGCAGATCGGAAAAGTAAAACGTTGTATGGACGATCTTCTTAAAACTCCTTGTTCCGAAATGGAGCAGGCGGGTGGAATTCCATCTTGCAGGGAATTATTCCCAGACGGGACCTGAAAGAGATCTGGTTAAAAAACCGCGGAATTCGGAGTGTCAGCGAAGAGCCGCTTAAACAGTTAAATTTTTCTAATCCGCTGAAGATTCAGATTCTGAAGAAGATTCTTCCTGCAAAAGTCCAAGTCGTTTAGGTTTTACCTTAGAATGAGCGATCTGCCCATCTCCACCTAAATATAGGAAAGAAGGACCTGGGATTTCTTTTAGTTTTACGCTGAATTTTTTATTTCTTCCCAAGTTTGCTTCTACACCTGGAAAAATTTCTCTCTCTATTTCTATAAATGAATTTTTATCAGGATCGAAGGATAGTATTGCAGATTGTTCCTGAGCAAATAAGTTTTCCAGGATAGAACTGTACTTTTGACGGATTGCTTGTAGTTTAGGTAGGCTGTCTTTTTCTTCAGGACTTAAACTTCTTCTTTGGGAATCGTCGCTTAGTTTTTGGATACTCGTATCTACTTTTTTTAATATATCCTGATTTTTACGGATCTCTGATTTCAGATCTTCTAATTCGGAAAGAAGTTCAGGTGGCATTCCGCAACTAAGCACGGTTCGTGTCTCTACGATTGCACCGAGTTTAGTACAGGTAATCATTTTTCCTGCAACACATTGGCCTCCGATAATTTCTCCTCTTCCACCTCTGACTACCACGGATTCTCCTGCAATCAGTTCGGAATGCATCGCAGCTTCTTCGATGAAGATCGAATTTTTAGCGATCATCTTTCCTTGTTCTATAAATTTTGCATAGATATCGGAACCTGATTCTATCATTCCACCGTTTCTTCCCATAAATCCTCCGGAAAGAACGATATCTCCTTTTGCTTTTAGAAAAACTTTACCTACCGATTTTTTAACTATAATAGATCCATCTGTCTCAAGAGTAAAACCATCTGCGATCGATTCTTCTACAATGATTGTTCCTGGAAAGTTTATGTTTCCGGTAGAGAAGTCTACATTCTCCAGTAAACAAACCTCATCCACTCGAATGACTCCGAAACGATCTACCAAAGGTCGACCGTCTATAAGAGACTGCACTACATTTCCATCTTCTGAAATTTTAACGTTAGGACCTAATTTCCATTCCGCTAATTTACCTTCTTCGAATGCGAGAACTTCTCCTTTTACATTTTTACCTGGCTTGCCGGGAGAAGGAGAAACTTTTTCAGCAAGTTTCTGATTCTTTTTCACACTTTGGATGATCTGAATATTTTTGAAGTCTACTCTTCCGAATTCGTCTTCTTCTAAAGTTGGTGTGCCTGGATGTTGGAATAAGATTCTGATATCTCCGTCTTTTCCGGGAATAGGGGATTCACCTTGGGCGACTAGAGTTCTTTTTCCGTAATCTTCTGCCTGAGAAAGTTTGAGGATTGATTCTTCTATAATTCCAAAAACGATTCCATTAGACTGAAGTTGAGAAAGTACCTCATCCCTAGTTAATAATTTTCCGCCGAATTTTGGTGGATGAAGAATTCCATAGACTGTCATTTTATCTTCTGAAATTTTCAGATCGAGGCTGGAAGCTTCCGGTTTGCCTGGCCACTTTCCAATCAGATGTGGTTCGGAGTCTTTGGTCTTTAAGATACGTTTAACTTCTTCTTCAGAAATTCCTGAAATTTTAAATACTTCTAAACGTTTTAAAATTTCGCGATATTCTACTTCTTTTCCCTTTTTTCCTGCGGGGAAGAGAGTGAGGTATGCGAGGCCGTCCAGATTTTCTACCTTGAAAAATCCGTTTTCGTTCTCTTCTAGATCTTTTAATAGTGATTCTGTAAAATTGCGGATCGAGTCGCTCATCCTGGGGGGCCGTTGTTGGAGAGTAAGTCCCGTCCTATTTTTTACAATCGAAAACCTGCAAAAAGACTTAATGGGATGAGGAAGAAAAATCTCCGAAATCTGCTGATTTTCAGACTGGATTTAATCTGTCGAAGTTACTACAAGTCAGGATTTCCCTTCCTTTTTTCAAAAATTATGTCCTTGAAAAACCGGGGAAACGGCCGATGATCCTAGGGTAAACCTATGGCATTCAATCCATTCTCCATCCTAACCAATATCAGGGTATCGATAGACCAGGTTCTGGGAAATCTCCCTCCCAAAGTGGTAAAAACGATCGGTTCTGCAGCTCTTAGCTTAGCAGTCTTGGTTGCGGTTGTCCTAGGGTGGTTTAGCTTCCAAAAAGGTCTGGCTCTCGCGGGAGAAGAAGACCAGGCCAAAGAGCTGGATCGTAAGGCTCTATTTTTAGAAGATATCGAAAGAGAGTATAACCGGAAAAGAAAGGACGTTAGATGGAGCGATCCTTCTTATTCGAATTCCGGAAATTCTTCCTTGGATATTGAAAGATATTCTTTGGAAAAACCGAAGATGGCCCCTTCTTCTCCTAAACCAGAACTGGAAGAGTCGGACACAATTCGTAATTCTAAAATGAAGGACGGAGATTCCAGAGTTTTCTTTCCTACAGAAAATGAAAGACCTCCTCGCGAAGATTTAGTTCCGAGTGATAAGGGATCTGATTCTCCTCGTTTGCAACCTAGCACTAAGCAGCCCAATAGAGAACTTCCAGCAGAAAAGGAAGAATCCAGGTTGAGCCGTCCTCCTAGAAAAGAACAAAGACCTAGGGGAGAATGAGATGAAATATATTCTAATTTCTTTAAGTATTCTTCTTTTTTCGAATCAGATTGCGGCGGATTTTCCTCTGCCTATCCCGGAGCCAGGCGAGGGTAGTATTTCCTCCAGGGGAATATTTCCTGATGAACCTCTTCCTCCGATTGATGCGAGTTCAGTAGTCGTAGAACAAAAACCGGAACAAGCAGCAACAGAAACAACTTCTGAAAATGCAACCGGGACTGGCGAAGAACCAAAGATCTCAGAAACAAAACAAACTGTTTCAGAGCCTATAAAAGAGAAAAAAACAAAACTTCCAAATCTTGCAGAAAGAAAAGATAAAAAAGGCGGCAAGAAGAAAGAAGCAGCCGCAGATCCGAGTCGCGCGGCGTATGAAAGAGGACTTTTACGTCTTAGAAACGGACAAAAAGATGCAGCTAAAGAAGAATTTGGTAAAGCTGCTTCCACAGAAGGAGCTGCAAGTTCTCAGGCAAAATTAGAATTATCTAAATTAGAAAATGCAAAGGCTCCAGATTCAAGCGCAGAAGCTCCAGCAGAAGATGATTCCAGATGGAAAACTTCTTTGGAAACTGCAAGATCTCTTAGGGCCCAGGGCAAAAATTCAGAAGCAGAGTCCATTCTTCTTAGAACAGCAACTGAGGGAGAAGGAGAATATAAATCCAGAGCTTTATTACAATTAGGTGATATGCTTTTCAGAATGGGAAGATATTCTGACGCTCGAGGTTATCTAATGGATTTTTGGAATCGATTCGGTAAAACTTTTCCGAACGCAGATGATGCGAGTTCCAGAGAATTCAAAAGACAAAGAGAAGAAAAAGAACTAGGAGCTTATTTACTTTTTAAATCCAGCTATAAGGCAGGAGAAGGGGAATGGGCAAAAAGGTTCTTGAAAAAATATTTGGATAAATCTGTTTCCGAATCCCAAGGAGTGTATTCCCCCTTGAGAACGGAAATGGAATCTTTCGCGAAAAGCGATCTTTAAGTTAAGGCTACGTTTACTTCTAATTTTCCGAATTTGGAAAATAGACTGATCCCAAGAGCTTGTTTTTTAGGGATCTTGATTGTTTCGTTTTTTGCATCCACGATATTTGGAGCAGTGATCTCAATCGACTGACCTGCAGTTGCGAATATATTCATCGCGTTACCTGTAGTCATGTTTGCGATTTCACCTAAGATATCTTTATATTCATTCTTGATATCATCGTCGTTCATACCAGGCATCAGCTTTTTGGAAATTTTATAAGCCGCGTCGTAGTTCAAACCGTAGATCACTTCTCCATTAAACGTTCCCAGAACCCCGATGATAATCGCAAGTTCCAAAGTGGTTTCAGGAGTGTCTTTGATACCGATCTTTCCACGGATCAGGTCGGTCTGTAATATATCCCGGAATACAATTGTAGCTGCTTCCAGGAATGGGTTTACTAACTCGGCGCGGATTTGCATTATTCCTCCGAAACGGATCTAACGGATGCTCGTTCGACTTTGATACTTTCCTCTAGGGATTGTGGAATTTCCATGAGTATTGCAGTGAGTAAGGAGCCATTATCTCTGGTTCTCAAGAATGAAGGATCAGGATTTCCTAATTTGACTCCGGAGAAAGAAACAATCGCGTATTTTTCTCCTTCTCTATATGGTCCGATATTTTTCTTTTGGGTCAAACCTGGAAGGCTTAAATCCTGTAAGAACTTTTTGTCGGAGCTTAGAGAGAATACATCTTTACCTACACTGATCTTTTTCAGGTCGGAAAGAGATTTGCCTTTAAGAGAAACAGTTTGTCTTCCTAAAAGTGTAGCGATCTTTTGCAAACCATCTGGCTCATTTTGAAGAGCGACTAATTTTGCCTTTAAAGATTCTAAAGAGTTTTTACGTGCTTCTAATAAGAACTTACTTCTGAGGACAGTTTTTCTTTCTTCGAATGGAATTGCCTTACCGTCTTTACCTTTTAAGGTATTTGGATCTAAGGATTCTTTTTCGTACAATTCTTTTAATTGAGCGTCTGTCGGCTCCAGATTTCTTTCTGAGGCTTTGACTAGATCTTCTTCCGTATATAAAACTGCGTCCAGATCCACTCTTGCACCGGAAGCTTCGGAGAGTATATTTAGCTCTCCATCCGTGCGACGGATCTCAGTTGGAAGGAAGTTTTGGAAAAGGGCCTGGGACACTTTATAATCAATCCTAAAGCGAAGAGGTGCTTGCTGAAGGAATTGACGATAAATTTCTATAGGTTTTTTCAGATCTTCCTCAGAATATCCCGCTCCCTGGAGAGAATTTTTTGAAACTCTCTCAGCTTCCTGCATAAGAGCCTGTTTTTCTGATTCTTCGGTGATAGTAAAACCTACCGCATTTCCGATCTTGCGGAAGATATATTGGCCTTTTAAAGATTGGAATGCACAATCAGCCCAAAGTGCCTCGGAACCCTGTCCTTGGTACATCTGGATACAAAATCTTTTAGCAGCGTGAAAGGAATCGATCGGAACACTTTGGTCGTCGATGCTTCCCATGGTAATATTTCCTTTGCCGAAGAGCATATCTATACCAGCTTGCTCCACATCCGACTTTAGAAGCATAAATGCTAACATAACTACTAGGATTGTAAGAAAAGTCGCCGATCCGACTTTGAATAAAATATCTTTAACTGAAATTCCGTCTGGATTTGTCATAAAACTACGTTCACAAGGAAGACTGGCCCGCGCCTGGAATCTGTAAAGGAGAAAAACCGCCCGAAAAATGCTTCAGAAACGGCGAATTTGGATAGATACATATAATGATGCTCTATATTGCTTTAGCACTCATTTTAGTAGGAATCCTCTGCTTTATTTATGTTTCCTTCCAGCCAAATTCTAAAAAAGAATTTAGCGCCGGCTCATTTCCTAAAGGAAACCTTCCTAGTGCAAGAGAGAAAAAAATTTCTGACGGATCATTAGCTTCTCTTAAAAAACAGGGACGTTCAGAAACCTATTCTCATATGGATCAGGTATTTGCAGAAGAGAGAAAGATCCGTCCTCTTTCCGAAAGACAGAGAATGGAAACGAGGGAGGCGGAGCCTGAGGTTTCAGAGGAAGAATTTGGAACTGAGATTTGGGATGAAACAAAAAGGGGAGAAGTTTTAGAAATGGTAACAGAGCCCGAACGCACCCAACCTAGAATCCCTAAAGAAGAAGAATGGTCCATGGAAGGAGTATTATTCCTAGATCTTTCCGGAAGATTACCTTACGAGGCTCTTCAAGAAAAGATCCGTCCTGAAACTTTAAAAGGTTTTAGAAGAATGGGAAAGGGAAGTATTAGAGAGATCCCAGGTGGATTTACTTTCCAAGCAAGAAATTCAGAATTTAGTTATAAATTGAATGAAGTAGAGAAGATCGTTTTTTACGACCAAGGTTTTGCGCTTCTTCCATTAAAAAGAGAATACCCGACCCCGATCTTTTTGACCAAGGACGGGGAGAAGTTTAAATCTTATCTGGAATATACAGCAAGCGCTTAAAGATAAGAAGAAGGCAGTAAATTATCTGCCTTCTACCACTAACCACTTGGTGGTTTTTACTATAACTCTAACGATTGTATAGAACGCAGCTCCAATGCCAAAGGCCCAGATTTGCGGCTCAGTGATTACTGCCCAAGGTTCCATCCAAT
Protein-coding regions in this window:
- a CDS encoding LA_2486 family SGNH/GDSL-type esterase, encoding MSNDSNIKKICFKIIAYLIQLFIILEFILRLPYFDSINFRLADKKLHCLKNVLDFAGDDSSIPWMRLCQNKAANLYHPDKDILYYMSTDSRGERSTGEYEIKAETPNEKEIWILGDSVAMGYLVPNSQTLPWILRASITKQNSNLLIRNLGIDALGSFGIEKRLEEVLENSPPPKTAYWIYHISDFTDSYREEELRTSFKKRTIVRISYILSKYSAIFNGLKILYEKYKPESAENLVIPSSGSVLGPDHPHKKALNSLFEFTKKKKIPLTLVFLPEPNEKYEPIVDSALVKEVRQIAIDSKIQVLDLQQPIYDFWKKGNHEIFLPKDGHPNSLLYHFIAQEIAKDIH
- a CDS encoding tetratricopeptide repeat protein → MEMRQKIRYAIILLMSQFALNCDSSGELASRAREKETQGNTAEALYYYDLALRENPENFTANKNLGILLAESGEAPGSAALYLEKALKKDPKNPEILLYLLEIYLLAGSKDETETVLRGFSESWDKDRESLAKFLSSCILDSKKNVSERKRFQENRIPESNPASKRLFELCNKKLYENNSGK
- the xerD gene encoding site-specific tyrosine recombinase XerD — its product is MTSSHKNLLQNFQEYLSVEKGLSDNSIYSYGYDLNKFKNFLEKEHLDFLEVQANDIVRFLNEERNRKISAKTIAREVVAIRQFYKFLKDEKKLDSNPTEKIETPEVMRSIPDYLTQEEIEELFNVIKEDNLYELRDKCIFELLYSSGLRISEACNLRLTDMDMSGMTLTVEGKGGRQRLVPFGEKSLDILNRYLKQSRPYILKNRNCDYLFVSKKGSFINRKSVWRLLNHYIKRTNIKKKVTPHTLRHSFATHLLENHADLKSVQELLGHIDISTTQIYTHMANKTLKEVHKKFHPRG
- a CDS encoding ATP-binding protein, which translates into the protein MAEIKKTDYSNQFRIQVPSHPRYVTVARNFVYNLARESGFSLYDAADLKLAVGECLLNVIKHAYLGKTNYPIFIEVTLLENRMEVRIRDFGVQKNISEIRGYDPGDYREEGIGLYLVRKLTDHFYIDQSGKGNRLILTKMK
- a CDS encoding LA_2478/LA_2722/LA_4182 family protein, coding for MFLINQMKFISILVFSILILSCRKGPSLSKDEVKDLSQNYIKELCKKNLECSAQYLESLPSGEQSAAKSGFSSLDQCMAEQSNQSILPDDYEKVTDQQIGKVKRCMDDLLKTPCSEMEQAGGIPSCRELFPDGT
- a CDS encoding DUF342 domain-containing protein translates to MSDSIRNFTESLLKDLEENENGFFKVENLDGLAYLTLFPAGKKGKEVEYREILKRLEVFKISGISEEEVKRILKTKDSEPHLIGKWPGKPEASSLDLKISEDKMTVYGILHPPKFGGKLLTRDEVLSQLQSNGIVFGIIEESILKLSQAEDYGKRTLVAQGESPIPGKDGDIRILFQHPGTPTLEEDEFGRVDFKNIQIIQSVKKNQKLAEKVSPSPGKPGKNVKGEVLAFEEGKLAEWKLGPNVKISEDGNVVQSLIDGRPLVDRFGVIRVDEVCLLENVDFSTGNINFPGTIIVEESIADGFTLETDGSIIVKKSVGKVFLKAKGDIVLSGGFMGRNGGMIESGSDIYAKFIEQGKMIAKNSIFIEEAAMHSELIAGESVVVRGGRGEIIGGQCVAGKMITCTKLGAIVETRTVLSCGMPPELLSELEDLKSEIRKNQDILKKVDTSIQKLSDDSQRRSLSPEEKDSLPKLQAIRQKYSSILENLFAQEQSAILSFDPDKNSFIEIEREIFPGVEANLGRNKKFSVKLKEIPGPSFLYLGGDGQIAHSKVKPKRLGLLQEESSSESESSAD
- a CDS encoding LIC_11485 family protein, with the protein product MAFNPFSILTNIRVSIDQVLGNLPPKVVKTIGSAALSLAVLVAVVLGWFSFQKGLALAGEEDQAKELDRKALFLEDIEREYNRKRKDVRWSDPSYSNSGNSSLDIERYSLEKPKMAPSSPKPELEESDTIRNSKMKDGDSRVFFPTENERPPREDLVPSDKGSDSPRLQPSTKQPNRELPAEKEESRLSRPPRKEQRPRGE
- a CDS encoding tetratricopeptide repeat protein translates to MKYILISLSILLFSNQIAADFPLPIPEPGEGSISSRGIFPDEPLPPIDASSVVVEQKPEQAATETTSENATGTGEEPKISETKQTVSEPIKEKKTKLPNLAERKDKKGGKKKEAAADPSRAAYERGLLRLRNGQKDAAKEEFGKAASTEGAASSQAKLELSKLENAKAPDSSAEAPAEDDSRWKTSLETARSLRAQGKNSEAESILLRTATEGEGEYKSRALLQLGDMLFRMGRYSDARGYLMDFWNRFGKTFPNADDASSREFKRQREEKELGAYLLFKSSYKAGEGEWAKRFLKKYLDKSVSESQGVYSPLRTEMESFAKSDL
- a CDS encoding chemotaxis protein CheX, encoding MQIRAELVNPFLEAATIVFRDILQTDLIRGKIGIKDTPETTLELAIIIGVLGTFNGEVIYGLNYDAAYKISKKLMPGMNDDDIKNEYKDILGEIANMTTGNAMNIFATAGQSIEITAPNIVDAKNETIKIPKKQALGISLFSKFGKLEVNVALT
- a CDS encoding LIC_11490 family protein, with the protein product MMLYIALALILVGILCFIYVSFQPNSKKEFSAGSFPKGNLPSAREKKISDGSLASLKKQGRSETYSHMDQVFAEERKIRPLSERQRMETREAEPEVSEEEFGTEIWDETKRGEVLEMVTEPERTQPRIPKEEEWSMEGVLFLDLSGRLPYEALQEKIRPETLKGFRRMGKGSIREIPGGFTFQARNSEFSYKLNEVEKIVFYDQGFALLPLKREYPTPIFLTKDGEKFKSYLEYTASA